Proteins from one Chanodichthys erythropterus isolate Z2021 chromosome 15, ASM2448905v1, whole genome shotgun sequence genomic window:
- the LOC137037886 gene encoding cAMP-dependent protein kinase inhibitor alpha-like — MTEVEPALDFASSGRSGRRNALPDILGSPAGVNPSDLPLKLAELSLTDGPGGAQSPTSEEAPLPPESSEDKQGS, encoded by the exons ATGACGGAGGTGGAGCCGGCGTTGGATTTTGCATCGTCGGGTCGGTCAGGTCGTCGAAATGCTCTGCCTGACATCCTGGGCTCTCCTGCCGGTGTCAACCCCTCTGACCTTCCTCTCAAACTAGCTGAACTCTCCCTCACAG ATGGTCCCGGAGGAGCTCAGTCTCCAACATCAGAGGAAGCTCCACTCCCTCCAGAAAGCTCGGAGGATAAACAGGGATCCTGA